In one window of Paenarthrobacter nicotinovorans DNA:
- a CDS encoding polysaccharide lyase 8 family protein, giving the protein MSLQFPRRTLLQGAGALSLAAVVSSMFAQNAWAEAEPGVAEFAALRNRWVDQITGRNVIQAGDPDFAKAITALNNKAADSLAKLNTSSGRTSVFTDLSLAKDAEMVTTYTRLSQLATAWATPTAAVFGDAAVLAAIKAGLADANTLCYNDRKEEVGNWWSWEIGVPRALADAMVLLHAELSAAERTAYCAAIDHFVPDPWLQFPPKRGKITSVGANRVDLCQGIIIRSLAGEDPAKLNHAVAGLSQVWQYVTSGDGIFRDGSFIQHSTTPYTGSYGVVLLTGLSKLFSLLGGTAFEVSDPTRSIFFDAVEGSFAPVMINGAMADAVRGRSISREANTGYDLGASAIEAILLLARAMDPATAARWRGLCAGWISRNTYRPILNSASVPRTALVKELQATGVAPVAEATGHKLFPAMDRTMHRGPGWALSLSMSSNRIAWYECGNGENNRGYHTGSGMTYFYTSDLGQYDDAFWATANYNRLPGTTVDTTPLPDKVEGEWGAAVPANEWSGATALGEVAAVGQHLVGPGRTGLTARKSWFVSGDVTVCLGADISTASGARVETIVDHRNLHQGSNTLTTAAGTIAGTAGTVEVLGDGRWVHLEGFGGYAMLDDSPLHVLRETRSGSWSGVNINGSPTVQQRNFATLFVDHGVGPVAGSYAYMVAPGASVDLTRKLLQGNKYSVIRNDATAQSVEFKTAKTTAATFWKPGMAGDLGASGPACVVFSRHGNELSLAVSEPTQKAAGLTLTLPEGTWSSVLEGAGTLGTDADGRSTLTLDTTGLSGQTKLIKLRR; this is encoded by the coding sequence TTGTCACTTCAATTCCCCCGCAGGACCCTGCTCCAGGGTGCCGGCGCACTATCCCTGGCGGCAGTGGTCAGTTCGATGTTCGCCCAGAACGCCTGGGCCGAGGCAGAACCGGGCGTCGCGGAGTTCGCAGCGCTGCGAAACCGTTGGGTGGACCAAATCACGGGCCGCAACGTCATCCAGGCCGGCGACCCCGATTTCGCCAAAGCCATCACCGCACTGAACAACAAAGCCGCAGACTCTCTGGCCAAGCTCAACACGTCGTCGGGCCGAACCTCGGTGTTCACGGACCTGTCCTTGGCCAAGGACGCAGAAATGGTCACCACCTACACCCGCCTGTCCCAACTGGCCACGGCCTGGGCCACCCCCACAGCGGCCGTGTTCGGGGACGCCGCGGTCCTTGCCGCCATCAAGGCCGGCCTGGCTGATGCCAACACCCTTTGCTACAACGACAGAAAGGAAGAGGTAGGAAACTGGTGGTCCTGGGAGATCGGCGTGCCCCGGGCACTCGCCGACGCCATGGTGCTCCTGCATGCCGAATTGTCGGCCGCGGAACGCACTGCCTACTGCGCGGCCATCGACCATTTTGTGCCCGACCCGTGGCTGCAGTTCCCGCCCAAGCGCGGCAAGATCACCTCCGTTGGCGCCAACCGCGTGGACCTGTGCCAGGGCATCATCATCCGTTCCCTGGCAGGAGAGGACCCGGCCAAACTCAACCATGCTGTGGCCGGACTCAGCCAGGTGTGGCAGTACGTCACCAGCGGAGACGGCATTTTCCGCGACGGCTCGTTCATCCAACACAGCACTACTCCGTACACCGGTTCCTACGGGGTTGTCCTGCTCACCGGGCTGTCCAAATTGTTCTCCTTGCTTGGAGGTACGGCGTTCGAGGTTTCCGACCCAACGCGCAGCATCTTCTTCGACGCCGTGGAGGGCTCGTTTGCGCCCGTCATGATCAACGGGGCCATGGCCGATGCCGTCCGCGGCAGGAGCATCAGCCGTGAGGCCAACACCGGCTATGACCTGGGGGCGTCGGCGATCGAGGCCATCCTGCTCCTGGCACGGGCCATGGATCCAGCGACGGCGGCCCGATGGCGGGGTTTGTGCGCTGGCTGGATTTCGCGCAATACCTATCGACCGATCCTCAACAGTGCGAGCGTGCCCAGGACGGCACTGGTCAAGGAGCTCCAAGCTACTGGTGTTGCCCCCGTGGCAGAAGCGACCGGCCACAAGCTTTTCCCTGCGATGGACCGCACCATGCACCGCGGACCGGGCTGGGCATTGTCGCTCTCCATGTCCAGCAACCGCATTGCCTGGTACGAATGCGGCAACGGCGAGAACAACCGCGGATATCACACCGGCTCCGGCATGACCTACTTCTACACGTCCGACCTCGGCCAGTACGACGACGCGTTCTGGGCCACGGCCAACTACAACCGCCTCCCCGGCACCACAGTGGACACAACCCCCTTGCCGGACAAGGTGGAGGGGGAGTGGGGCGCTGCCGTTCCCGCGAATGAGTGGAGCGGGGCCACAGCGCTGGGTGAGGTTGCCGCCGTCGGACAGCATCTGGTGGGACCGGGCCGCACGGGCCTGACCGCGCGGAAGTCCTGGTTTGTCAGCGGCGACGTCACCGTTTGCCTCGGCGCGGACATCAGCACTGCTTCGGGCGCCAGGGTGGAAACCATCGTCGACCACCGAAACCTCCACCAAGGCAGCAATACACTCACGACGGCGGCGGGCACCATCGCTGGAACGGCAGGCACCGTTGAGGTGCTGGGCGATGGGCGCTGGGTGCACCTGGAGGGATTCGGCGGGTACGCGATGCTCGATGATTCCCCGCTCCACGTGCTGCGGGAAACCCGGTCCGGCAGCTGGTCCGGGGTCAACATCAATGGCAGCCCCACAGTGCAGCAGCGCAATTTCGCCACCCTCTTCGTGGACCACGGGGTCGGGCCTGTCGCCGGCAGTTATGCGTACATGGTGGCGCCGGGAGCATCGGTGGACCTGACCCGGAAGCTGTTGCAGGGAAACAAGTACAGCGTGATCCGCAACGATGCTACGGCCCAGTCCGTGGAGTTCAAGACCGCGAAGACCACGGCCGCAACGTTCTGGAAGCCCGGAATGGCGGGGGATCTTGGCGCATCGGGTCCTGCGTGCGTGGTGTTCTCCAGGCATGGGAATGAGCTGAGCCTGGCCGTCAGCGAGCCGACGCAGAAGGCCGCCGGCCTCACGCTGACCTTGCCGGAGGGTACGTGGTCCAGCGTCCTGGAGGGCGCGGGCACCCTGGGGACGGACGCCGACGGGCGGAGCACCCTGACGCTTGACACCACTGGGCTCAGCGGCCAGACAAAGCTCATCAAGCTCCGCCGCTAG
- a CDS encoding type II toxin-antitoxin system death-on-curing family toxin, with translation MTAYLDIEDALQVVDRYGFHIRDVGLLASALARPATTVLGTDAYPDLALKAAALLESVARFHPLIDGNKRTAWTLMVLLLWVNGYQHDFTTDKGFKLVVGVASGTIELRDSAAEISQHLVPR, from the coding sequence GTGACAGCATACCTGGACATCGAGGATGCCCTTCAAGTCGTTGATCGGTACGGCTTCCATATCCGCGATGTCGGCCTGCTCGCCTCGGCTTTGGCCAGGCCGGCTACAACCGTCTTGGGCACAGATGCCTATCCCGACCTTGCACTGAAGGCGGCTGCGCTGTTGGAGTCCGTCGCCCGGTTCCACCCACTCATTGATGGCAACAAGCGAACCGCATGGACACTCATGGTGCTGCTGCTTTGGGTCAACGGATATCAGCATGACTTCACCACAGATAAGGGCTTCAAGCTTGTCGTCGGTGTCGCCAGCGGCACCATCGAACTGCGGGATTCTGCCGCCGAAATCTCCCAACACCTGGTGCCACGTTAG
- a CDS encoding ribbon-helix-helix protein, CopG family, which yields MAMNLRVPEDLDRRLEKLAAEEHTSKSALLLQGAELVLQRHARRREISEGLDFVMSHDAELLTRLEDA from the coding sequence ATGGCCATGAACCTGCGCGTACCTGAAGACCTGGATCGACGGCTGGAGAAGTTGGCCGCCGAGGAACACACATCCAAGTCCGCGCTCCTGCTACAGGGGGCAGAGCTGGTTCTGCAGCGCCATGCGCGCCGACGCGAAATCAGCGAGGGCCTTGATTTCGTCATGAGTCATGATGCTGAGCTCCTGACGCGCCTTGAAGACGCGTGA
- a CDS encoding DinB family protein translates to MDDKATLLNYLRTRRQDLLDKLDGLGEYDVRRPMTPTGTNLLGLVKHVAGVELGYFGETFGRPNGRELPWYEATAEPDADMWVPATQSREEIIELHHFSAKHSDETIESLPLDAPGVVPWWSEEKKNVTLHQILVHMCVETARHAGHADIIRELIDGQAGQRANDPNIPQRTAEELAAHRRRIEQAALEADGR, encoded by the coding sequence ATGGATGACAAAGCAACGTTGCTCAACTATCTCCGTACCCGCCGGCAGGACCTGCTGGACAAACTGGACGGCCTCGGCGAATACGATGTCCGCAGGCCCATGACCCCCACCGGAACCAACCTGCTGGGCCTTGTGAAACACGTTGCCGGTGTGGAGCTGGGATACTTCGGCGAAACGTTCGGGCGACCGAACGGACGGGAACTCCCCTGGTACGAGGCCACCGCCGAACCCGACGCCGACATGTGGGTGCCTGCCACCCAGAGCCGCGAAGAGATCATCGAGTTGCACCACTTCTCCGCCAAGCACAGCGACGAAACCATCGAGTCCCTCCCCTTGGACGCGCCGGGCGTAGTGCCGTGGTGGTCCGAAGAGAAAAAGAACGTCACCCTGCACCAGATCCTGGTCCACATGTGCGTCGAAACGGCCCGCCACGCAGGCCATGCGGACATCATCCGGGAACTTATCGACGGCCAAGCCGGCCAGCGCGCGAATGATCCCAACATCCCTCAACGGACCGCAGAAGAACTGGCCGCACACCGCCGGCGCATAGAACAGGCAGCGTTGGAAGCCGACGGGCGCTGA
- a CDS encoding phosphodiester glycosidase family protein, protein MTPPQTENRKGRRTRRAIVSAVLAVTLSAGGATAWALDRFVIPHAEITNVSEYEASQAGTTETTTTDSSAADSSASAVVTDTGYTSGDTGISISKVTTGSGDSTVTYYVADVDLDAATTLKSAFAEDTYGGNITENTSAIAQDHNAIFAINGDYYGFRDTGTVIRNGVVYRDEGARQGLAFYKDGTVKVYDETTTTADQLIADGVWNTLSFGPSLLDNGEIASGIEDVEVDTNFGNHSIQGEQPRTAVGVIDQNHLVFVVVDGRSPGYSAGVTMTGLAQIMKDLGSTTAYNIDGGGSSTMYFNGSLVNNPLGENKERGTSDILYIARS, encoded by the coding sequence ATGACTCCTCCACAGACCGAAAACCGCAAAGGCCGCCGGACACGGCGAGCGATCGTCTCCGCCGTCCTGGCGGTCACTCTCTCTGCCGGGGGTGCAACAGCCTGGGCCCTGGACCGCTTCGTCATTCCGCACGCCGAAATCACCAACGTCTCGGAATACGAAGCCAGCCAGGCCGGCACCACCGAAACCACGACGACGGACAGCAGCGCCGCTGATTCCTCCGCGAGCGCCGTGGTCACTGATACTGGCTACACCTCGGGTGACACCGGTATCAGCATCAGCAAGGTAACTACCGGCAGCGGCGACAGCACCGTCACGTACTACGTTGCCGACGTCGATCTTGATGCGGCCACCACGCTGAAGTCGGCATTCGCGGAGGACACGTACGGCGGCAACATCACTGAAAACACCTCCGCGATCGCCCAGGACCACAACGCGATCTTCGCCATCAACGGCGACTACTACGGTTTCCGGGACACCGGCACCGTGATCCGCAACGGTGTGGTGTATCGGGATGAGGGCGCACGGCAGGGCCTGGCCTTCTACAAGGACGGCACCGTCAAGGTGTACGACGAGACCACCACCACCGCTGACCAACTCATCGCGGATGGCGTTTGGAACACCCTCTCGTTTGGCCCGTCGCTGCTGGACAACGGCGAGATTGCCTCGGGCATCGAGGACGTGGAAGTTGATACCAATTTCGGCAACCACTCCATCCAGGGCGAACAGCCGCGCACGGCGGTGGGCGTCATCGACCAGAACCATCTGGTGTTCGTGGTGGTGGATGGGCGCAGCCCCGGCTACTCCGCCGGCGTCACCATGACGGGCCTGGCGCAGATCATGAAGGACCTCGGCTCCACCACCGCGTACAACATCGACGGCGGCGGCTCCTCCACCATGTACTTCAACGGATCCCTGGTGAACAACCCGCTCGGCGAGAACAAAGAGCGCGGCACCTCGGACATCCTCTACATCGCCCGGTCATGA
- a CDS encoding bifunctional glycosyltransferase family 2/GtrA family protein, whose protein sequence is MIILIPAYEPDHQLITLVRNLQEAEPWISIVVVDDGSGPEYKDTFDAAAQLGCHVLGYAVNGGKGHALKSGFAFIAERFPGHDVVCADSDGQHGVADILAVADRVRHVTAAMVLGSRNFTGNVPARSRFGNTVTRGLFRLATGQRITDTQTGLRGYKADMLPWLLTVRGHRYEYELNLLLEAKHAGYGISSVGIATVYLNDNAGSHFRPVADSIRIYAPLLKFLGSSLSAFVVDMVMFLVLIGVTDSLLIAVLGARLVSATVNFLVNRRLVFEHGKDRPLRVAAAGYVALVLVLLAANYASILALTSVSVPDLPAKILTEAALLGISFVVQHRFLFSRKGRAAQKETHTPPLVPAQFQHSVALKSGHQFPQRFRSNR, encoded by the coding sequence ATGATCATCCTGATACCAGCCTACGAGCCGGACCACCAGCTCATCACCCTTGTCCGAAACCTCCAGGAAGCCGAACCGTGGATCAGCATCGTGGTGGTGGACGACGGTTCCGGCCCCGAGTACAAGGACACGTTCGACGCCGCCGCCCAGCTTGGGTGCCATGTGCTTGGCTACGCCGTGAACGGCGGGAAAGGTCACGCCCTCAAGAGCGGCTTCGCCTTCATCGCTGAGCGTTTTCCGGGACATGACGTGGTGTGCGCCGACAGCGATGGGCAGCATGGCGTGGCGGATATCCTGGCCGTCGCCGACCGGGTCCGGCACGTCACCGCGGCCATGGTCCTGGGCTCCCGGAACTTCACCGGGAATGTCCCGGCCCGGAGCCGGTTCGGCAACACCGTGACCCGCGGCCTGTTCAGGCTAGCGACGGGCCAGCGGATCACGGACACCCAGACGGGCCTGCGGGGCTACAAAGCGGACATGCTCCCTTGGTTGCTGACGGTCCGCGGACACCGGTACGAGTACGAACTGAACCTGCTGCTCGAAGCGAAGCATGCGGGCTACGGCATCAGCAGCGTCGGGATCGCCACCGTGTATCTGAACGACAACGCAGGCTCGCACTTCCGGCCTGTCGCGGACTCGATCAGGATCTATGCCCCCCTGCTGAAGTTCCTGGGCTCGTCCCTGTCCGCTTTCGTGGTGGACATGGTGATGTTCCTGGTGCTCATCGGTGTCACGGACTCCCTGCTCATTGCCGTGCTGGGTGCCCGGCTGGTCAGCGCCACAGTGAACTTCCTGGTCAACCGGCGCCTGGTGTTCGAGCACGGCAAAGACCGGCCACTGCGGGTGGCCGCGGCCGGCTATGTGGCCCTGGTGCTGGTGTTGCTGGCGGCCAACTACGCCTCGATCCTGGCGCTGACGTCCGTTTCCGTCCCGGACCTGCCCGCAAAGATCCTCACGGAGGCCGCGCTACTGGGCATCAGTTTCGTAGTGCAGCACCGTTTCCTGTTCTCCCGCAAAGGCCGTGCCGCGCAGAAGGAAACGCATACCCCACCCTTGGTCCCGGCACAGTTCCAGCACAGCGTGGCCCTGAAAAGTGGACATCAATTCCCCCAGAGATTCCGGAGTAACCGATGA
- a CDS encoding DUF4956 domain-containing protein, with product MNTLILIAADLAAISILTLALYLRRHRRRDLVVSYLGMNVGVLAVATALSGSAAGVGLGLGLFGVLSIIRLRSTELAQHEVAYYFSALALGLISGIGVEPLWLTLSLMSLVLLVMFIGDNPKVLPSYRHQTVVLDRALNDEAELYVRLEEVLNGTVHSATIQELDLVNDKTIVDVRYAVRPARLTVNHPAGALTEAPQELPAQPSPQPSMPTSAGVA from the coding sequence ATGAACACCCTCATCCTCATAGCGGCAGACCTCGCTGCCATTTCCATCCTCACGTTGGCCCTGTACCTCCGCCGCCACAGGCGCCGTGACCTGGTGGTGTCCTACCTCGGCATGAACGTGGGAGTCCTCGCAGTCGCCACCGCACTGTCCGGTTCTGCTGCCGGCGTCGGTTTGGGCCTGGGGCTGTTCGGTGTGCTCTCGATCATCCGGCTCCGCTCCACCGAACTTGCCCAGCACGAGGTTGCCTACTACTTCTCGGCACTGGCGCTGGGCCTGATCTCGGGCATCGGCGTCGAGCCTCTGTGGTTGACGTTGTCCCTCATGTCGTTGGTCCTGCTGGTGATGTTCATTGGTGACAACCCGAAGGTCCTGCCCTCCTACCGCCACCAGACGGTGGTGCTGGACCGGGCCCTCAACGACGAAGCCGAACTCTACGTCCGGCTGGAAGAAGTCCTCAACGGTACCGTCCACTCGGCCACCATCCAGGAGCTGGACCTGGTGAATGACAAGACGATCGTGGATGTCCGCTACGCGGTCCGCCCCGCCCGGCTCACCGTCAACCATCCAGCGGGCGCGCTGACAGAGGCGCCGCAGGAACTGCCTGCCCAGCCGTCGCCCCAGCCGTCCATGCCCACCTCTGCGGGTGTCGCATGA
- a CDS encoding polyphosphate polymerase domain-containing protein, giving the protein MSRPEAPGVMPHLGRLPAVGLEELTAEAALLTRVDRKYLVPSAAARRVLSTFTTHARVLEMDGARTFAYDSVYFDTQALDSYMLAAHGRRRRFKIRTRTYVDSAVSFLEVKTEGAREATVKERIPYELCDRDRLTDEGLLYVNETLSAAIGDVTFGPLSPVLSTQYNRTTLFLPESGSRATIDSDVTWQRPDGQPWVLDDAVVVETKSGSAPGPLDRHLWANGVRPCRISKFATGMAALHPELPANRWNQTLRRRMPLRPLNQLPQS; this is encoded by the coding sequence ATGAGCCGGCCCGAAGCCCCAGGGGTCATGCCCCACCTGGGCCGGCTTCCCGCCGTCGGGCTTGAAGAACTCACTGCTGAAGCCGCGCTGCTGACCCGTGTTGACCGCAAGTACCTGGTTCCCTCGGCAGCAGCCCGACGCGTCCTCTCCACTTTCACCACCCACGCCCGTGTCCTGGAAATGGACGGGGCCCGGACCTTCGCCTACGACTCCGTGTACTTCGACACCCAGGCACTGGACAGCTACATGCTGGCAGCCCACGGACGGCGCCGGCGCTTCAAGATCCGCACCCGGACCTACGTGGACAGCGCCGTCAGCTTCCTTGAAGTCAAGACCGAAGGAGCACGTGAAGCCACCGTCAAGGAACGCATCCCGTACGAACTGTGCGACCGCGACCGGTTGACTGACGAAGGCCTTCTCTATGTCAACGAGACCCTTTCCGCGGCCATCGGGGACGTCACGTTCGGCCCCTTGTCCCCTGTCCTGTCCACGCAGTACAACCGCACCACGCTGTTCCTGCCTGAGTCGGGAAGCCGCGCCACCATCGATTCCGACGTCACCTGGCAGCGGCCGGACGGGCAGCCCTGGGTCCTGGACGACGCGGTGGTGGTGGAGACCAAGTCCGGCTCCGCCCCGGGCCCCTTGGACCGGCACCTCTGGGCCAACGGCGTCCGGCCGTGCCGCATCTCCAAGTTCGCCACCGGCATGGCCGCACTCCACCCGGAACTGCCCGCAAACCGGTGGAATCAAACCCTTCGGCGCAGGATGCCCCTGCGCCCCCTCAACCAACTCCCCCAAAGCTAA
- a CDS encoding carbohydrate-binding domain-containing protein, which translates to MRSFRTSLSIAAVALAISLAGCSAPTTGSTSSGTSGTATTTTTQQAVTAATIEEDTHYDGDDLSWDASTEVVISLADGGSKVTSSSSTGVAVDGNTVTISAAGTYRLSGSLTDGKIMVAAGDSDTVRIILDGVQLGNSSGSPFVVQSADEAILYLEDGSTNTVTDAASYADQGDDAPNAALFSMADLTIAGPGSLKVTGKYNDGIVSKDGLVLASGKVTVEAADDGIRGKDYTVLLDGAYQVTAGGDGVKADNETDEGRGWLLVSGGSLSVTAGDDGVKAFNTLTVSGGTVNVTKSEEGLEAQHIAISGGDVTVTSNDDGVNASGGASSSTADGGGMGGGMGGGMGGGETVGDYSVDVSGGTLTINAQGDGLDSNGNASISGGTVVVNGPTNDGNGALDVNGELAVSGGTVAAAGSAGMAVTPGTSSTQSGVQITFSSSVPAGTPVHIVDSSGAVVATFVTTKTIASLVFSSSAIADGATYTVYTGGTADATAGLTTGSIGGAKQQGTVTSGQYTQAQGPGGGGGVRR; encoded by the coding sequence ATGCGCTCCTTCCGCACCTCCCTGTCCATTGCCGCCGTCGCGCTGGCGATCTCCCTGGCCGGCTGCTCCGCCCCAACCACCGGTTCCACCTCCTCAGGCACCTCCGGCACGGCCACAACAACCACCACCCAGCAGGCAGTCACCGCCGCCACCATCGAAGAAGACACCCACTACGACGGCGACGACCTCAGCTGGGACGCCTCAACGGAAGTGGTCATCAGCCTGGCCGACGGCGGCAGCAAAGTGACGTCGTCGTCCTCCACCGGCGTGGCGGTGGACGGCAATACCGTCACCATCAGTGCCGCCGGAACCTACCGCCTCAGCGGCTCGCTGACTGACGGAAAGATCATGGTGGCCGCGGGCGATTCAGACACAGTGAGGATCATCCTGGACGGGGTGCAGCTTGGTAACTCCAGCGGTTCCCCGTTCGTGGTGCAAAGCGCCGATGAAGCGATCCTGTACCTGGAGGACGGCAGCACCAACACCGTAACGGATGCCGCAAGCTACGCGGACCAAGGCGACGACGCACCCAACGCGGCCCTCTTCTCCATGGCGGACCTGACCATTGCCGGGCCCGGTTCGCTGAAGGTCACCGGAAAGTACAACGACGGCATCGTCTCCAAGGACGGCCTGGTCCTGGCATCGGGCAAAGTCACCGTCGAGGCAGCAGACGACGGCATCCGGGGGAAGGATTACACCGTGCTCCTGGACGGCGCCTACCAGGTGACCGCGGGCGGCGACGGGGTGAAGGCCGACAACGAGACGGACGAGGGGCGGGGCTGGCTGCTGGTCAGCGGTGGTTCCCTCTCCGTGACCGCAGGAGACGACGGCGTGAAGGCTTTCAACACCCTGACTGTTTCCGGCGGCACAGTGAACGTAACCAAGTCCGAAGAAGGGCTGGAGGCGCAGCACATCGCCATCTCCGGCGGGGACGTGACAGTCACTTCCAATGATGACGGCGTGAACGCCTCGGGCGGAGCCTCCTCCAGCACTGCCGACGGCGGCGGCATGGGTGGCGGGATGGGTGGCGGCATGGGTGGCGGCGAGACCGTCGGCGATTACAGCGTTGACGTCTCCGGCGGGACACTGACCATCAATGCGCAGGGTGACGGTTTGGACTCGAACGGAAACGCCAGCATTTCCGGCGGGACCGTCGTGGTCAACGGGCCCACCAACGACGGCAACGGAGCACTTGATGTCAACGGCGAGCTGGCCGTTTCCGGAGGCACCGTGGCTGCTGCGGGAAGCGCCGGGATGGCCGTAACCCCCGGGACCTCCTCCACACAGTCCGGCGTGCAGATCACGTTCAGCTCCTCCGTACCTGCGGGCACCCCGGTTCACATCGTCGACTCGTCGGGAGCCGTGGTGGCGACGTTCGTGACCACCAAGACCATCGCATCCCTGGTGTTCTCCTCTTCCGCGATCGCCGACGGTGCCACGTACACGGTGTACACGGGCGGCACCGCCGATGCCACAGCCGGCCTCACGACGGGATCCATCGGCGGCGCCAAGCAACAGGGCACCGTGACCTCGGGCCAGTACACCCAGGCGCAAGGTCCCGGCGGCGGTGGTGGCGTACGCCGCTGA
- a CDS encoding MFS transporter translates to MEKDLAQETATPRTGSLAQQIEGAYQRIGVTGAHRQIVFMILLGVFFDALEQNAVGITGPILRQSWGLGATEIGLLNTMTFTATALGRLATGLIVDKYGRRHMLVINLIIFAGGSLLCAVAPNYPILAVGRFIVGFGLGGEIAVAVIMMAEFFAAKHRGTAVGLINVTAAGLGNMLAPAFGILVFTLFDGPDKWRWVFGLLFIPALLVMFFRRYVPETPRFLASQGKIDEANLVITRLAHNKLSGPVTDPETYITAVPDPVVVKTSGHWKDALRGKLLKRTVLLCVAVCMSYAAQISMLTLMPTILVSRGYAVNTSLWFTLIMQSGSLLGACTAAYLASRLPRKKVLTSAAILGCLSGLSMAFLASDIVLIVIFGVLFNFSVIILNTTIWLFAPELYPTRTRGFGTSIILAAGSLSGGLFPLISGAVFDSAGLPGMFTTLAVLFIVLAVVVQFPPETFGKPLEEDAEPNEDEESAIYGH, encoded by the coding sequence GTGGAAAAAGACCTTGCCCAGGAGACTGCAACACCGCGGACCGGATCCCTGGCACAACAAATCGAAGGCGCGTATCAGCGGATCGGGGTGACCGGCGCGCACCGCCAGATCGTCTTCATGATCCTGCTGGGTGTCTTCTTCGACGCCCTTGAACAAAATGCCGTAGGCATCACCGGCCCCATCCTTCGCCAGTCCTGGGGATTGGGCGCCACCGAAATCGGCTTGCTGAACACAATGACGTTTACGGCAACCGCACTCGGACGGCTGGCGACGGGCCTGATCGTCGACAAATACGGCCGGCGCCACATGCTGGTTATCAACCTCATCATCTTCGCCGGAGGCTCGTTGCTCTGCGCTGTGGCCCCCAACTATCCCATCCTGGCGGTCGGACGCTTCATCGTCGGCTTCGGATTGGGCGGCGAAATCGCGGTAGCCGTGATCATGATGGCGGAGTTCTTCGCTGCCAAACACCGTGGCACGGCGGTTGGCCTGATCAACGTCACCGCTGCAGGCTTAGGCAACATGCTGGCACCGGCCTTCGGCATCCTCGTCTTCACCCTCTTCGACGGCCCGGACAAGTGGCGCTGGGTGTTCGGCCTTCTGTTCATCCCCGCACTGCTGGTGATGTTCTTCCGTCGCTACGTTCCGGAAACGCCCCGCTTCCTGGCCTCGCAAGGAAAGATCGACGAAGCGAACCTGGTCATCACCCGGCTGGCACACAACAAGCTCTCCGGCCCCGTCACCGATCCCGAAACCTATATCACCGCAGTCCCCGACCCCGTGGTGGTGAAGACGTCCGGACATTGGAAGGACGCACTCCGCGGCAAGCTCCTCAAGCGTACGGTCCTGCTGTGCGTCGCCGTCTGCATGTCCTACGCCGCCCAGATCTCCATGCTGACGCTCATGCCAACCATCCTGGTGTCCCGGGGTTACGCCGTGAACACCAGCCTGTGGTTCACGCTGATCATGCAATCAGGTTCCTTGCTGGGCGCCTGCACTGCCGCATACCTCGCCAGCCGGCTGCCCCGAAAAAAGGTCCTGACATCGGCTGCGATCCTGGGCTGCCTGTCCGGGCTGTCCATGGCTTTCCTGGCCAGCGACATCGTGCTCATTGTGATCTTCGGGGTGCTCTTCAACTTCTCCGTGATCATCCTGAACACCACTATTTGGCTGTTCGCTCCGGAGCTCTACCCCACCCGCACCCGCGGGTTCGGAACGTCCATCATCCTGGCCGCGGGTTCCCTTTCCGGCGGCTTGTTCCCGCTCATTTCAGGGGCTGTCTTCGATTCGGCCGGACTGCCGGGGATGTTCACCACACTGGCAGTGTTGTTCATTGTCCTGGCCGTCGTGGTCCAGTTCCCACCGGAAACCTTCGGCAAGCCCTTGGAAGAAGACGCCGAACCGAACGAGGACGAGGAGTCTGCCATCTATGGGCACTGA